A single region of the Trichoplusia ni isolate ovarian cell line Hi5 chromosome 24, tn1, whole genome shotgun sequence genome encodes:
- the LOC113505131 gene encoding uncharacterized protein LOC113505131 isoform X1, which translates to MVYRVVQKNFLSMFDVTTMTLVKLVCLSVLVACSVQSLQLDSQASTRRPRVTKYSKTTAAPGGSTEAVTERSLNTATYRLLGSGGETCILLVVDALLDISYVTKLNERADANTFIPNNANVGGSCKDGDAATLVLSFKDFSLEWSFAKTPGGERWYADSLRLTYNSSARILEHAANQGRKVTLSTEAGELLFPTPVGKSFSCPEETVIELAEEDANPATIHRAKLYLREMRLQAFMYKRGGEFGAAWACSRAARARAEAAPVAVGAALALATAATLCAYAAWRYVKVKKVQYDTME; encoded by the exons CAGTGCTGGTGGCGTGCTCGGTGCAGAGCTTACAGCTTGACAGTCAGGCGTCCACACGCCGGCCGAGGGTCACGAAGTACAGCAAAACTACTGCCGCGCCTGGCGGATCTACG GAGGCAGTAACAGAGAGAAGTCTGAACACAGCAACATATCGTCTGCTGGGCAGCGGCGGTGAGACGTGTATCTTACTGGTGGTGGACGCACTGCTCGATATATCATACGTCACCAAACTTAATGAACGAGCT GATGCCAACACCTTCATCCCGAACAACGCCAACGTGGGAGGCTCCTGTAAGGACGGAGACGCGGCGACCCTCGTGCTGTCCTTCAAAGACTTCTCCCTAGAATGGTCCTTTGCTAAG ACCCCAGGTGGCGAGCGCTGGTACGCGGACAGTCTCCGCTTGACCTACAACTCGAGCGCACGTATCCTGGAGCACGCGGCCAACCAGGGCAGGAAGGTGACCCTCAGCACTGAAGCAGGAGAACTGCTGTTCCCGACACCAGTCGGCAAGTCCTTCTCATGTCCCGAGGAAACTGTTATCGAGTTGGCTGAAGAGGATGCTAA TCCGGCAACCATCCACCGCGCCAAGCTATACCTCCGCGAGATGAGGCTGCAAGCCTTCATGTACAAGCGCGGCGGGGAGTTCGGGGCGGCGTGGGCGTGCTCGCGcgcggcccgcgcccgcgccgagGCCGCGCCCGTGGCGGTgggcgccgcgctcgcgctcgcCACCGCGGCCACGCTGTGCGCCTACGCGGCCTGGCGCTACGTCAAGGTTAAGAAGGTGCAGTACGACACGATGGAGTGA
- the LOC113505131 gene encoding uncharacterized protein LOC113505131 isoform X2 — MVYRVVQKNFLSMFDVTTMTLVKLVCLLLVACSVQSLQLDSQASTRRPRVTKYSKTTAAPGGSTEAVTERSLNTATYRLLGSGGETCILLVVDALLDISYVTKLNERADANTFIPNNANVGGSCKDGDAATLVLSFKDFSLEWSFAKTPGGERWYADSLRLTYNSSARILEHAANQGRKVTLSTEAGELLFPTPVGKSFSCPEETVIELAEEDANPATIHRAKLYLREMRLQAFMYKRGGEFGAAWACSRAARARAEAAPVAVGAALALATAATLCAYAAWRYVKVKKVQYDTME, encoded by the exons TGCTGGTGGCGTGCTCGGTGCAGAGCTTACAGCTTGACAGTCAGGCGTCCACACGCCGGCCGAGGGTCACGAAGTACAGCAAAACTACTGCCGCGCCTGGCGGATCTACG GAGGCAGTAACAGAGAGAAGTCTGAACACAGCAACATATCGTCTGCTGGGCAGCGGCGGTGAGACGTGTATCTTACTGGTGGTGGACGCACTGCTCGATATATCATACGTCACCAAACTTAATGAACGAGCT GATGCCAACACCTTCATCCCGAACAACGCCAACGTGGGAGGCTCCTGTAAGGACGGAGACGCGGCGACCCTCGTGCTGTCCTTCAAAGACTTCTCCCTAGAATGGTCCTTTGCTAAG ACCCCAGGTGGCGAGCGCTGGTACGCGGACAGTCTCCGCTTGACCTACAACTCGAGCGCACGTATCCTGGAGCACGCGGCCAACCAGGGCAGGAAGGTGACCCTCAGCACTGAAGCAGGAGAACTGCTGTTCCCGACACCAGTCGGCAAGTCCTTCTCATGTCCCGAGGAAACTGTTATCGAGTTGGCTGAAGAGGATGCTAA TCCGGCAACCATCCACCGCGCCAAGCTATACCTCCGCGAGATGAGGCTGCAAGCCTTCATGTACAAGCGCGGCGGGGAGTTCGGGGCGGCGTGGGCGTGCTCGCGcgcggcccgcgcccgcgccgagGCCGCGCCCGTGGCGGTgggcgccgcgctcgcgctcgcCACCGCGGCCACGCTGTGCGCCTACGCGGCCTGGCGCTACGTCAAGGTTAAGAAGGTGCAGTACGACACGATGGAGTGA